A region from the Micrococcus cohnii genome encodes:
- a CDS encoding tripartite tricarboxylate transporter TctB family protein: MPALLAAFSLYLLIGSLTMDAGDAEFPGPAFYPTILAVAGLAVALGLAVDVLRHHRAHAEGQADADGEVGQSAGRLRPARSDFGAMAWVFFGFLAFALLLPWLGWILAGALLFWCVTRGFGSPRPLFDVLVSLFVSSLTYLAFAVVLGLTLPSGILGGGF, encoded by the coding sequence ATGCCCGCGCTGCTCGCCGCGTTCAGCCTCTACCTGCTGATCGGCTCGCTCACGATGGACGCCGGTGACGCTGAGTTCCCCGGCCCCGCGTTCTACCCGACGATCCTCGCCGTCGCCGGGCTCGCGGTGGCCCTCGGGCTCGCCGTCGACGTCCTGCGACATCATCGGGCGCACGCCGAGGGCCAGGCCGACGCCGACGGCGAGGTCGGGCAGTCGGCCGGGCGGCTGCGTCCCGCCCGCTCGGACTTCGGCGCGATGGCCTGGGTGTTCTTCGGGTTCCTCGCGTTCGCCCTGCTGCTGCCGTGGCTCGGCTGGATTCTCGCCGGGGCGCTGCTGTTCTGGTGCGTCACCCGCGGGTTCGGCTCCCCGCGGCCGCTGTTCGACGTGCTGGTCTCCCTGTTCGTCTCGTCGCTGACGTACCTTGCGTTCGCCGTCGTGCTCGGCCTGACCCTGCCCTCGGGCATCCTCGGAGGTGGCTTCTGA
- a CDS encoding YceI family protein, with product MSITTGTWTLDAAHSDVDFVVRHAGISKVRGSFQTVEGTLQLAEDFTASSVEVTVDVASVNTKNEGRDEHLRGTDFFDVAQHPTMTFRSTQVRGSADEFTVVGELTLHGVTRTVELAAELGGQDVDVFGTTRVGFEATGEISRKDFGLTWNAATEAGGLMVSDKVKLEIGAAFVLPQDEQQA from the coding sequence ATGAGCATCACCACCGGAACCTGGACCCTCGACGCCGCCCACTCGGACGTCGACTTCGTCGTGCGCCACGCCGGCATCTCGAAGGTGCGCGGCTCCTTCCAGACCGTCGAGGGCACCCTGCAGCTCGCCGAGGACTTCACCGCCTCGTCCGTCGAGGTCACCGTCGACGTCGCCTCCGTGAACACCAAGAACGAGGGCCGCGACGAGCACCTGCGCGGCACGGACTTCTTCGACGTCGCCCAGCACCCGACCATGACCTTCCGCTCCACCCAGGTGCGCGGCTCCGCGGACGAGTTCACCGTCGTCGGCGAGCTGACCCTGCACGGCGTCACCAGGACGGTCGAGCTGGCGGCAGAGCTCGGCGGCCAGGACGTCGACGTCTTCGGCACCACCCGTGTCGGCTTCGAGGCCACCGGCGAGATCTCCCGCAAGGACTTCGGCCTCACTTGGAACGCCGCGACCGAGGCCGGCGGCCTGATGGTCTCCGACAAGGTCAAGCTCGAGATCGGCGCCGCGTTCGTCCTGCCGCAGGACGAGCAGCAGGCCTGA
- the tctA gene encoding tripartite tricarboxylate transporter permease TctA, producing the protein METLGLLMEGFAGALTPINLLWVVLGCLLGTAVGVMPGLGSSMAVALLLPMTFALDPTAAFILFAGVYFGGLFGDSTMAILMNTPGQASAIASTFEGHKMAQSGRAAQALATAAIGAFVGGFTASVCVVFLAPVLAEFSTKFGPAEYFALALFAFVATSSVVADSVLRGLASLLLGLGIAVVGIDAVTGTARFTGGSPQLYDGIPLVTVTVAILALGEVFHVAPRVRREKDDLEVRETGRPWLSAAEFREALPAWGRGTAIGLPFGIVPVGGSEVPTFLAYSAERRLDRRRRNPMFGKGAIRGLAAPEAAGNSTTGMAMGALLTLGLPVSATAAIMLAAFRQYGLQPGPLLFDRSPELVWALLASFFIAMVVLLAINLPFARLWAKLLLIPNHYLYAGITLFCGLGIYATTGAAFDLLMLLGISVLGYLMRRFGYPLAPLMIGMVLGPLAETSLRDALLSSAGDPAVLVATPITWVIYAVLLVVIALSVRAAVTAKTRQDV; encoded by the coding sequence ATGGAGACGCTCGGACTCCTCATGGAGGGCTTCGCCGGAGCCCTGACCCCGATCAACCTGCTGTGGGTCGTGCTCGGCTGTCTGCTGGGCACCGCGGTCGGCGTCATGCCCGGCCTCGGCTCCTCCATGGCGGTGGCGCTGCTGCTGCCCATGACGTTCGCCCTCGACCCGACCGCCGCGTTCATCCTGTTCGCTGGTGTGTACTTCGGCGGCCTGTTCGGCGACTCGACCATGGCGATCCTCATGAACACGCCGGGCCAGGCCTCCGCCATCGCCTCGACGTTCGAGGGCCACAAGATGGCGCAGAGCGGCCGGGCCGCGCAGGCCCTCGCCACTGCGGCCATCGGCGCGTTCGTCGGGGGCTTCACCGCGAGCGTGTGCGTCGTGTTCCTCGCCCCCGTGCTCGCGGAGTTCTCAACGAAGTTTGGCCCGGCCGAGTACTTCGCCCTCGCCCTGTTCGCATTCGTCGCGACGTCCTCCGTCGTGGCCGACTCGGTGCTGCGTGGCCTCGCCTCGCTGCTGCTGGGCCTGGGCATCGCGGTCGTCGGCATCGACGCCGTCACCGGCACGGCCCGGTTCACGGGCGGCTCGCCGCAGCTCTACGACGGCATCCCGCTGGTGACCGTCACCGTCGCGATTCTGGCGCTGGGTGAGGTGTTCCATGTGGCCCCGCGCGTGCGCCGCGAGAAGGACGACCTCGAGGTGCGCGAGACAGGACGTCCGTGGCTCTCGGCCGCCGAGTTCCGCGAGGCGCTGCCCGCGTGGGGCCGTGGCACGGCGATCGGACTGCCCTTCGGCATCGTGCCCGTCGGCGGCTCTGAGGTGCCCACGTTCCTGGCCTACTCGGCGGAGCGGCGCTTGGACCGCCGCCGCCGGAACCCGATGTTCGGCAAGGGCGCGATCCGCGGCCTGGCGGCCCCCGAGGCCGCCGGCAACTCCACCACGGGCATGGCCATGGGCGCTCTGCTGACCCTCGGTCTGCCCGTCTCGGCGACGGCCGCGATCATGCTCGCCGCGTTCCGCCAGTACGGCCTGCAGCCCGGGCCCCTGCTGTTCGACCGCAGCCCCGAGCTGGTGTGGGCGCTGCTCGCGAGCTTCTTCATCGCGATGGTCGTGCTGCTGGCGATCAACCTGCCGTTCGCGAGGCTGTGGGCGAAGCTGCTGCTGATCCCGAACCATTACCTGTACGCGGGCATCACCCTGTTCTGTGGCCTCGGCATCTACGCGACGACCGGCGCCGCGTTCGACCTGCTGATGCTGCTCGGGATCTCCGTGCTCGGCTATCTCATGCGCCGGTTCGGCTACCCGCTGGCTCCGCTGATGATCGGCATGGTCCTCGGCCCGTTGGCCGAGACATCCCTGCGCGACGCGCTGCTCAGTTCGGCGGGGGACCCAGCTGTGTTGGTCGCGACCCCGATCACGTGGGTGATCTACGCGGTCCTGCTCGTCGTCATCGCGCTGTCCGTGCGGGCCGCCGTGACCGCGAAGACGCGTCAGGACGTCTGA